In Oncorhynchus clarkii lewisi isolate Uvic-CL-2024 chromosome 16, UVic_Ocla_1.0, whole genome shotgun sequence, one genomic interval encodes:
- the LOC139367579 gene encoding SRSF protein kinase 3-like isoform X3 → MERNMCSAQTSVQLAQKTKPGTSNGLDKLNRLEQLEPEESLDSEDPREYCHGGYHPVHIGDTFNRRYQVLSKLGWGYFSTVWLCLDLRLGRRVAVKVLKSGEGFTQAGQDELTMLRCASGPTVRHLQSRRIVQLLDEFKIAGVNGVHVCLVLELLGPDLRCWQVCFGNPGLSLSWVKQVIAQVLQALDYLHTQCKIIHTDIKPENILLCLEEQNPKQTAGGSACPYPGKDAKSRSTAEKDLVTPISLKKITVKIADLGSSCWVYKHFCEEIQTRQYRSLEVLLGSDYGPPADIWSVACMAFELVTGDSLFEPKAGKTFSLEEDHIAHIIELLGKVPAAVALSGKYSMEYFNSKGLGRDEGREICVL, encoded by the exons ATGGAGAGGAATATGTGCTCAGCTCAGACTTCTGTACAGTTGGCTCAAAAAAC TAAACCTGGGACATCCAATGGACTTGATAAGCTGAATCGTTTGGAACAGCTAGAGCCAGAGGAGTCACTGGACAGTGAGGACCCCCGAGAATACTGCCATG GGGGGTACCACCCTGTTCACATTGGAGACACCTTCAACAGGAGATACCAGGTTCTGTCTAAGTTGGGCTGGGGATACTTCTCCACTGTATGGCTCTGCTTGGACCTCAG ATTGGGCAGGCGAGTGGCCGTGAAGGTTTTGAAGAGTGGAGAAGGATTCACACAGGCTGGGCAAGACGAATTGACTATGCTACGCTGT GCCAGTGGTCCCACTGTTCGTCACCTCCAAAGCCGGAGGATAGTCCAATTGCTGGATGAGTTTAAGATAGCTGGGGTCAACGGGGTTC ATGTATGCCTAGTGCTGGAGCTGCTGGGACCAGACCTCCGCTGTTGGCAAGTCTGTTTTGGAAACCCAGGGCTATCGCTGTCTTGGGTCAAACAGGTCATTGCTCAG GTTCTTCAGGCATTGGACTACCTGCACACTCAATGTAAAATCATCCACACAGACATCAAGCCTGAGAATAtactgttatgtttggaggagcaGAACCCAAAACAGACAGCAGGGGGCAGTGCCTGTCCATACCCTGGGAAAGATGCCAAGTCAAGGAGCACAGCAG AGAAGGACCTGGTCACTCCCATCAGTCTGAAGAAAATCACAGTAAAGATTGCTGACCTGGGAAGCTCCTGTTGGGTG TACAAACATTTCTGTGAAGAGATTCAGACCCGTCAGTACCGCTCACTAGAGGTTCTATTGGGCTCTGACTACGGCCCACCAGCAGACATCTGGAGTGTAGCCTGCATG GCTTTTGAGTTGGTCACTGGGGATTCATTATTTGAGCCCAAAGCTGGGAAGACCTTTTCTTTAGAGGAAG ACCACATCGCTCACATAATAGAGCTCCTTGGTAAAGTCCCTGCAGCAGTAGCCTTGTCTGGCAAGTATTCCATGGAGTACTTCAATAGCAAAG GACttgggagagatgaaggtcgagagatatgcgtcctctga